Proteins from a single region of Salvelinus fontinalis isolate EN_2023a chromosome 15, ASM2944872v1, whole genome shotgun sequence:
- the nkx2.1 gene encoding homeobox protein Nkx-2.1, translated as MSMSPKHTTPFSVSDILSPLEESYKKVSMENNNLGAPLASYRQPQVSQAAMQQHHMGHNGTVSAAYHMTAAGVSQLSHTAMGGYCNGNLGNMSDLPPYQDGMRGSATATGWYGANTDPRFSTISRFMGSSSGMNMGSMGSLGSLADVGKGMGPLSSTPRRKRRVLFSQAQVYELERRFKQQKYLSAPEREHLASMIHLTPTQVKIWFQNHRYKMKRQAKDKVSQQQMQQDTSSCQQQSPRRVAVPVLVKDGKPCQGSAHTPTTTIQTHHQQGANVMIMSSNGSGLGQHQGQQVVSADHSPDLAHHSASPPSLQTQVASLSHLNSSSAEYGTALQCSALLYGRTW; from the exons atGTCGATGAGCCCTAAGCATACGACTCCTTTTTCTGTTTCCGATATCTTGAGTCCTCTTGAGGAGAGCTACAAGAAAGTAAGTATGGAGAATAACAACTTAGGGGCACCTCTCGCGTCTTACCGGCAACCGCAGGTGTCTCAGGCGGCGATGCAGCAGCACCACATGGGCCATAACGGGACTGTGTCCGCAGCGTACCACATGACGGCGGCAGGGGTGTCCCAGCTGTCACACACCGCGATGGGGGGCTACTGTAACGGCAACCTAGGCAACATGAGCGACCTGCCGCCCTACCAGGACGGTATGAGAGGCAGCGCCACTGCCACCGGCTGGTACGGAGCCAACACAGACCCGCGATTCTCCACGA TCTCCCGCTTCATGGGCTCTTCCTCGGGCATGAACATGGGCAGTATGGGCAGCCTCGGCTCCCTCGCGGATGTGGGCAAAGGCATGGGCCCGCTGTCAAGCACCCCGAGAAGGAAGAGACGCGTGCTCTTCTCTCAGGCTCAGGTCTACGAGCTCGAGCGGCGATTCAAACAGCAGAAGTATCTCTCGGCGCCCGAGAGAGAGCACCTGGCGAGCATGATCCACCTCACCCCGACCCAGGTCAAAATCTGGTTCCAGAACCACCGGTATAAGATGAAGAGGCAAGCTAAGGACAAAGTGTCGCAGCAGCAGATGCAACAGGATACTAGTTCCTGTCAGCAGCAGTCCCCTCGGCGGGTGGCCGTGCCGGTGTTGGTGAAGGACGGCAAGCCATGCCAAGGCAGTGCCCACACTCCAACCACTACTATCCAGACACACCACCAGCAAGGGGCCAATGTTATGATCATGTCCAGTAATGGTTCAGGCCTAGGCCAGCACCAAGGCCAGCAGGTGGTTAGCGCAGATCACTCTCCAGACCTAGCACATCATTCGGCCAGCCCGCCGTCTCTCCAGACCCAGGTAGCTAGTCTCTCTCACCTGAACTCATCCAGCGCCGAGTACGGGACAGCCCTGCAGTGCTCTGCTCTCTTATATGGCAGGACATGGTGA